GGAACAGTCGCGCCGCGAGCTCGATGTCGCCAGGGCCAACGTCAAGCTGGCCGAGGCGCAGCTGGCGCGCTCGAAGGCGGACCTGGCCAACAGCGTGATCCGCGCGCCGATCGACGGCGTCATCATCAAGCGCACCATCGACCTGGGCCAGACCGTGGCTGCGTCGTTCAACACGCCGAACCTGTTCCAGATCGCGCGCGACCTGACCAAGATGCAGATCGATACCAACGTGTCCGAGGCCGACGTGGGCGCGCTCAAAGCCGGTCAGCCGGCGCGCTTCGTCGTCGACGCCTATCCGGACCGCGAATTCGACGCCACCATGCGTCAGTTCCGCCTGGCCGCCAACGTGGTGCAGAACGTCGTCACCTACAACGTCGTGCTCGACGTCGAGAACAAGCAGGAGCTGCTCAAGCCGGGCATGACCGCGCAGGTGCGCCTGGTGGTGGGCAGCCGCCAGAACGTGCTGCGCATTCCGACCGCCGCGCTGCGTTTCCGCCTGTCCGACGAGGAGCTGGAAAAGGAGCGCAAGAAGCGCGTTGCGGCCAACGGCGGCAAGCCCGAACCGTTGCCGCCGCCGCCGGCCGACGAGGACGACCTGTCGTTCCGCAGCAAGAGCGAAGCGCAGCGCCAATTCAAGATCTACAAGCTCGACGCGCGCAATGCGGCGGTACCGGTCGACGTGAAGGCCGGCCTATCGAACTACCGCTACACCGAAGTGGTGGCGGGCGACCTTAAAAAGGGCGACAAGGTCGTCACCCGCACGCTGGCGCCGGCGAAGACCGAATGAGCGGCCCGCTGATCGATATCCGCGGCGTCACCAAGAGCTACTTCTCGGGCGGGATCGAGACCCCGGTCCTGTTCGGCATCGACCTGCAGGTGCCGCGCGGCGACTTCCTGGCAGTGATGGGGCAATCCGGCTCCGGCAAATCGACCCTGATGAACATCTTCGGCTGCCTCGACCAGGCCACCGGCGGCGCCTACATGCTGAACGGGATCGACACGCGCACCCTGTCGCGCGCCGAACTGGCCATGGTACGCAACCGCACGATCGGCTTCGTGTTCCAGAGCTTCAACCTGATCAAGCGCATGAGCGTGGCGGAGAACGTCGCGCTGCCGCTGATTTACGCCGGCGTCGGGCGCGGCCGTGCGCACGCGAAGGCGCTGCATGAACTCGAACGCGTCGGGCTGGCCGGCTACGCGAAGCGCACGCCGAACCAGCTGTCCGGCGGCCAGCAGCAGCGCGTGGCGATCGCGCGCGCGCTGGTGGGCGACCCGCCGCTGATCCTTGCCGACGAGCCGACCGGCAACCTCGATACCCACACCAGCGAAGAGATCATGCGCTCGTTCCAGCAGCTGAACGCGGAGCGCGGCATCACCATCCTGCTGGTCACGCACGAGCCGGACATCGCCGCCTACAGCCGGCGCCTGATGCGCCTGAAGGACGGCCGCGTGGTGTACGACGGCCCGGCGCTCGAGGGCCTGCGCCAGCTTCACGAGGCGGCGCCATGAACCTGCTCCAGGTCGTGATCGAGGCGTTCCGCTCGATGGGCGCTAACCGCCTGCGCACCGTGCTGACGATGTTGGGCATCATCATCGGCATCACCTCGGTGGTGCTGCTGCTCGCGCTCGGCGACAGCATGCAGCGCTTCATCGGCAAGGAACTGCAGGCGCTCGGCACCAATATGCTGTACGTGTTCCCGGGCGGCAGCCGGGCCGCCGAGCGGCGCATGCGCACCAACGCCGCGCCGTCGCTGACGATGGACGATGCGATCTCGCTTAATAATATTCCCAGCCTGTCCGGCTCCTCCCCAGCCCTGCAAGGCGGCTTCAAACTTTCGGCCGGCAACGAGACCGCGAGCTTCACTGTGTTCGGCGTCACGACCGAGATGTTCGCGATCCGGAACTGGAAGCTCGACCAGGGCAGCGGTTTTTCGGAAGCCGACGTGCGCGCCGCATCGCGAATGGTGGTGATCGGCCAGAAGGTGGCCGACCAGTTCTTCTACAAGCTCGACCCGATCGGCAAGTCGATCCGCATCGAGAACGTGTCGTTCGAAGTGGTCGGCGTGCTGCACGGCGAAGGCAAGCAGATCGACGGCGGCAACCTGGCCGACATGGTCATCGTGCCGATCACCGCGGCGCGCGCGCACCTGATCCGCAGCCCCTTCCCCAACAATGTCCACTACGTCGCGGTGCAGGGCAAACCGGGCCAGAACCTCGATGACGCGGTCGAGGACATCAAGGAGCGCCTGCGCGACCGCCATCGCATCAAGGTCGACGACCCGGACGACTTCCGGGTCGAGAACCTGGCCTCGTTCGCCGAGGTGGCCCACAAGATCAGCGCCGGCATCGCGCTGCTGCTCGGGCTGATCGGCGCGATCTCGCTGGTGGTCGGCGGCATCGGCATCATGAACATCATGCTGGTGTCGGTGACCGAGCGCACGCGCGAGATCGGCATCCGCATGGCGATCGGCGCCAAGCCGCGCGACGTGCTGCTGCAGTTCCTGACCGAAGCGGTAGTGATCTGCCTGGCCGGCGGCGCGATCGGCATTGCGATCGCCGTCGGCGCGGCGGCCGGCATCACCTCCACCGGCAAATTCGACGTGTTCATCACGCCGTCGGCGATCCTGCTCGCCTGCGGCTTTTCCAGCCTGGTCGGCGTGTTCTTCGGTTTTTATCCCGCGCGCCGCGCCTCACGCCTGCAGCCGGTCGACTGCCTGCGCTACGAATGAAAGGATCTCCATGAAGTTATCCCTGCTGGCCGCCGCGATGCTTTTCGCCCAGGCCGCCGCCGCCAACGAATACAGCGCGCTGCTCAAGGCGCACAAGTACGCCGACGCGGAGCGCATCGCCAACGCGAAGCTGGCGCAGGACCCGGCCAACCCCGAGGCGATCGCCGCGAAGGTGGAGGCGATCCTTCCCGCCGGCCGCTACGACGAAGCGGCAAAGCTCGGCGAGCAATGCATCGCGGCGCACCCGCAGGTATCGAACTGCCACCTCTGGTTCGGCAATGCGCTCGGGAGCAAGGCGCTGTCGGGCGGGATGATGTCGATGATCGGCTCGGCCGGCACGATCCGCGACGCCTTCAAGAAGGCGGTCGAACTCGATCCGCAGAATGTCGGCGCGCGCATGTCGCTGCTGACCTTCTACATGCAGGCGCCGGGTATTGCCGGCGGCGGCAGCGGCAAGGCGCACACGCTGGCGGCGCAGACGGCGGCCATCAATCCGGATGCCGCCAGGGTGATGCAGGCGCGTCTCGATGCGTCCGACGACAAGGTCGCGAAGGCCGAGGCGGCGGTGCTGGCGATGCCGGTCAGCGCCAACGACGACGTGGCCGACGCCCAGCGCGACCTGATCAACAATCTCGGTTTCAACTACCTCAGCGAAAAGAAGTACGCCGACAGCGAGCGCCTGTACCGCGAGGCACTCAGGCGCTTCCCGGACAACGACGTCGCGGTGTACGGCCTGGCGCGCGTGCACCAGGAACAGGGCAGGCACCGCGAAGCGCTGGCAGGCATGGAGCAGGTGCTCGCGATGAACCCGCGCGCGGGCGCCTGGTACCGCATCGGACAGTCGCAGCTGGCGCTGGGCGATAAGTCGAAGGCCACGGCGGCGTACGAAAAGGCGCTGGCCTACAAGACCGGGCTGTCGGCGAAAATGCGGGCCGACGCCGAGGAACAACTGAAGGCACTGAAGCGGTAAAGGAAAAGCCCGCGCGACCGGCGCCGGTCGCAGCTCGGGGTCTGGTCCCGCGGACCTGACCCCATGTTCTATTTGCCTGCCATGCAGCCGTACGAATTTTTCCCTTCGCGCGCGCCCGGCGCGATCGGCAGCACCTTGACGTCGCCGTCGCGCTGCCGCACCAGGCAGAACCTGGCGCCATAGCTGCGCGCCTGTTCGGGAGTCCCGCCACTGCGCACGTCGATCGTCACCTCGTACACCCTGCCCGGCTCGAGCTCGGTGGCGCGCGTCTGCGGCAGCGACTGCACCCGCCCCGCGTACGGGATGCACATGCTGAACATGACCGGGAAGGTGCGCCCGCTCGGCATCGACATCTTCCACATCGTCTCGCGCGGCCTGGCCGAGGTGTCGATCACGCTGATCGCCTCGAAATCGGGCGCGCCGCCGCGCCGCTCCTCGCGCTCGGAAATCGTGAAGCATGGCTGCCCCTTCTTCGCATCGCGCACTTCCGCTTCTCCTACGCGTTGCGCCGGCGCGCCTCCCGCCCGCGCTGACCACAGCAGCAGGATGATCGGGATGAATACACGGAAGTACATGGGCCCTCGCCGGAAAAAGTTGCGTCTCGCAAACTTCTAGCGTACGGCTTTCAGCCCGGATGTGTTTGACGCCGCGCAAACCGCGCCACTAACGGCGGCGTCCGAACATGCGCGGCAGGTGCGCGCGGCTGGATGGATCGGCAATGAAATCGGCCAGCACTTCCTCAAACAGAGGGAGGCGATCGGCGTTGTGGCGCCAGCGCATCGCTTCCGGCGCATCGAGCAGTTTCAACACAAAATAGTCGGCCAACAGGTCGCCTTGCGCTTCCATGTTGAAGTCGGCCAGCGTGGCGCCGTCGCGCAGCCGGTAGCGGTAATCGAGCCCGATGCGCACGGCCCCGCGCAAGCGCACCGGATAGCCCAGCTGGTGCTGCCAGACGTGCACCATCTCGTGCATGAACCAGTGGCGCGCGCCGATGTCGGCGCACGAATAATCGTCCAGGAAGCAGGAGCGGTGGAAGTAGATGCTGCCGTTGGGCGTCATCGCGCAGTTACGCGGCTGGAACGGCAGGTAGCGCCGCCCGATTATGCGAACTTTCGCATAATCGATGGCGTCGCCGAACAGCATCGACGCCATCGCCACTTCGCCCGCGGTCAGGCTGCGCTTCGACACGAACGTTTAGCCCAGGGCTGCGGCCGCCTTCGCCAGTTCGGTGATGCGGGCCCAGTCGCCGGCGGCCAGCGCGTCCTTCGGGGTCAGCCAGGAGCCGCCCACGCAGGCGACATTTTTGCAGGCCAGGAAAGCCGGCGCGGTCTCGATCGAGATCCCGCCGGTCGGGCAGAACGTCACGTCCGGAATCGGCCCGCCGATCGCGTTGAGCATGCCGACGCCGCCGGCTGGCACCGCCGGGAACAGCTTGAGCTGGCGGAAGCCCGCCTCGCGCGCGGCCAGCACTTCGGACGGCGTCATCACGCCGGGCAGCAGCGGCAGGCCGCTCTTTTTGGCCGCCTCGATCAGCGCGGGCGTCAGGCCCGGCGACACGCCGAACACGGCGCCGGCGTCGCGCGCGGCGGCAAACTCCTCCGGCTGGGTCAGCGTGCCGACGCCGACGATGGCGCCTTCCACGGCGGTCATCGCGCGGATCGCGTCGAGGCCGTGCTTGGTGCGCAGCGTGACTTCGAGCACGCGGATGCCGCCCGCCACAAGCGCTTTGGCCAGCGGCACGGCGTGTTCAGGGTCGTCGATCGCGATGACGGGGATGACGCGCGCAACGCGCATGATGTCGAGCAGGTTCATGGTCATGATGGGTTCTTGATCAAGGTGTCTTCGTCGGAGCCGGGCACGATTTCGCCGACATCGGCGCCTTCGTGCAGCGGCACGGTGGTGGGGATCGGCGATGGCAGCGCGAAGGTCGTGGCCCCCTTCTCCGCTTCGCTGACCGAGTGGCGGAACATCGAAAACAGCTCGCGTCCCATGCCGATGTGGGACGACGACAGGTCCGCCGTCGCCATCGCGCGCGCATGCCAGACTGCGTCCGGCACCAACGCCTGCAAGGTGCCCAGGGTGGCGTCGAGGCGGATGATGTCGCCGTCGCGCACCAGGCCGAGCGGGCCGCCGGCCAGGATTTCCGGCGACACGTGAATCGCCGCCGGCACCTTGCCCGACGCGCCCGACATGCGGCCGTCGGTGACCAGGGCGACCTTGCGGCCGGCGTCCTGCAGGTTGGCCAGCGCGGGCGTGAGCGCGTGCAGCTCCGGCATGCCGTTGGCGCGCGGGCCCTGGAAGCGGATCACGGCGATGAAGTCGCGGTCCAGGTGGCCGGCCTGGTAGGCGTGCATGAAGTCTTCCTGCGAATTGAAGGTCAGCGCCGGCGCCTCGACGATGCGGTGCTGCTCCTTGACCGCGGAGATCTTCATCACCGCGCGACCCAGGTTGCCCTTCACGAGGATCATGCCGCCGTCGTTGGCGAACGGCGTTGCGGCCGGGCGCAGCACGTCGGTGTCGGCAGATTGCGCCACCGCCGGCTTCCACACCACCTGGTCGCCGTCGAGGAACGGTTCCATGCAGTGCGCGCGCAGGCCCTTGCCCAGGATGGTGCGCACGTCGTCGTGCAGCAGGCCCTGGTCGAGCAGTTCGCGGATCACGAAGCCGGGACCGCCGGCCGCGTTGAAGTGGTTCACGTCGGCGTCGCCGTTCGGGTAGATCCGCGTCAGCATTGGGATGATGGCCGACAGTTCGTTGAAGTCGTCCCAGTCGATCACGATGCCGGCCGCCTTGGCGATCGCCACCAGGTGCAGCGTATGGTTGGTCGAGCCGCCGGTCGCCAGCAGGCCGATGACGGCGTTGACGATCGCCTTTTCGTCGACGATATGGCCGACCGGCGTGTAGTTGCCGCCCTGCGGGGTGATGGCGACGGCGCGCTTGGCTGCGGCCGCGGTGAGCGCGTCGCGCAGCGGCGTACCCGGCGTGACGAAGGCGGCGCCGGGCAGGTGCAGCCCCATGAACTCCATCAGCATCTGGTTGCTGTTGGCGGTGCCGTAGAAAGTGCAGGTGCCGGCGCTGTGGTACGAGGCCGACTCGCCTTCTAGCAGTTCCTCGCGCGTGGCCAGGCCCTTTGCGTAGCGCTGGCGGATCGCCGCCTTGTCCTTGTTCGACATCCCGCTGGTCATCGGGCCGGCCGGCACGAACACGGCCGGCAGATGGCCGAAGTGCAGCGCGCCGATCAACAGGCCAGGCACGATCTTGTCGCACACGCCCAGGTACAGGCCGGCGTCGAACATATTATGAGACAGCGCAACCGCGGTGCTCATGGCGATGGTGTCGCGCGAGAACAGCGACAGCTCCATGCCGGGCTGGCCTTGCGTCACGCCGTCGCACATGGCGGGCGTGCCGCCGGCGAACTGGGCGACCGCGTCGGCTTCGCGCACGGCGGCCTTGATAATCTCGGGGAAGAACTGGAACGGCTGGTGCGCCGACAGCATGTCGTTGTAGGAGGATACGATCGCGATCGACGGCTTCTTCTGCTCTTTCAGTTTGAGCTTGTCGTTGGCGGGGAAGGCGGCGAAACCGTGCGCCAGGTTGGTGCAGGCCAGTGCGCTGCGCTGGACGCCCTGGACGCGCGCCGCGTCGAGGTGCGCCAGATAGGCGGCGCGCGACGGGCGGCTGCGTTCGATGATGCGGTCGGTCACCGCCTGGAGTACTGGATGGAGCGCCATGGTCAATCCTCTGAAATTAATTTCTGAAATTTTACTACAAAATTGTCGGCAGAACCTGTGCGGTGCAAATATTCTTGTGCAAATGGGTCAGGTCCGCCGGAGCGACGGGGACGCCGAGTTCCCGCGCTTGCTAGCGATGCGTATCCATTACGCCGTCGGCATTCCATCATGTAGTGAATTTACCGAAATTTCCTGTATCATAAACATAATCCCATTCTACTCTCGATGCCATGCGCCAGCCTGCCCTCACCTCCACAGCCAGTTTCCAAGCCCTCGCCGACCACGCCGCCGATGCCGGCAAGTGGCAGATGCGCGACCTGTTCGGCGCCGATCCCGACCGCTTCAAGAAGATGTCGGTCGAAGGCGCGGGCCTGTTTCTAGACTATTCAAAAAACCGCCTTGACGGGCGCACGCTTGAACTGCTGGTGGACCTGGCGCGCACCCGCGGCGTCGAGCGCCAGCGCGACGCGATGTTCGCCGGCGAAAAGATCAACCTGACCGAAGACCGCGCCGTGCTGCATACCGCCCTGCGCGCGCCTTTCGATGCGCCGGCGCTGGTGGTCGATGGCCAGGACGTCGGCGCCGACGTGCACGACGTGCTGGCGCGCGTGCGCCGCTTTTCAGACGCGGTGCGTTCCGGCGCCTGGCGCGGCCACACCGGCAAGCCGATCACCGACGTCGTCAACATCGGCATCGGCGGCTCCGACCTCGGGCCGAAGATGGTCTGCCTGGCGCTGCGCCAGTACTCGCTGCCGACGCTGAACCTGCACTTCGTCTCGAACGTGGACGGCCACGACATGGACGCGACGCTGTCCCAGGTCGATCCGGAAACCACCCTGTTCATCGTCGCCTCGAAAACCTTCACCACCAGCGAAACCATGATGAACGCGCAGACCGCGCGCCGCTGGTTCCTGGCGCTGGCGCAGCCCGAAGCGCTGGCCAAGCACTTCGTCGCCGTGTCCACCAACACGGAGGCGATCAAAAAATTCGGCATCGACCCGGCCAACATGTTCCCGTTCTGGGACTGGGTTGGCGGGCGCTATTCGGTGTGGTCGGCGATCGGTTTGCCGATCGCGCTGGCGGTCGGCTACGGCTACTTCAGCGACTTCCTGGCCGGCGCCCACGCGATGGACCAGCATTTCAAGAGCGCGCCGCTGGACCGGAATATGCCCGCACTGCTTGCGCTGGTCGGCTTCTGGAACCGCCAGTTCCTCGATTGCGGTTCGGTGTCGATCGCGCCCTACCACCAGGACCTGAACCGCTTCCCGGCCTACCTGCAGCAGCTCGAGATGGAAAGCAACGGCAAGCGCGTCACACGCGGCGGCGATCCGGTCGACACGCCGACCTGCCCGGCGATCTGGGGCGAATGCGGCACCAACGGCCAGCACGCCTACTTCCAGCTGCTGCACCAGGGCACCGACGTGACGCCGATCGATTTCATCGCCGCGCTGCGGCCGGGGCACGAGTTTGCGCAGCACCACGCGGCCCTGCTGGCGAACTGCTTCGCGCAGTCGGAAGCCTTCATGCGCGGCAAAACCACCGACGAAGTGCGCGCCGACCTGCAGGCGCAAGGCCTGGCGGCCGACGAGATCGAGCGCCTGGCGCCGCACAAGACCTTCCCCGGCAACCGCCCCAGCAACACGATCCTGATGGAATACCTGACGCCGCATTCGCTCGGCGCGCTGGTGGCGCTGTACGAGCACAAGACCTTCGTGCAGGGCGTGCTGTGGGACGTCAACAGCTTCGACCAGTGGGGCGTCGAACTGGGCAAGGTACTTGCGAAGAACATCGAAGCCGAATTGACCGGCGACGCGCAGCCGGCAAAGCACGACAGCTCCACCAATGGCCTGATTGCGATGGCCAAGGCGGCCGTATGAGCGACGCCATCGAAGTCGCATACGATCAGCCGATGGCGGTGGGCGAATGCCCGCTGTGGAACCAGGCCGAAGCCTGCCTGTACTGGGTCGACATCGACGGCTTCGCGATCCACCGGCTCGATCCGGCCAGCGGCGCGCACCGCAGCTGGGCGATGGAGAGCGAACCGGCCGCGATCGGCCTGCACGCCGGCGGCGGCCTGGTCGTCGCGCTGCGCTCGGGCTTTGCGCACTTCGACACCGGCAGCGGCGCCCTGACGCCGATCGCGCCGGCGCCTTACGACACCGGCAAGGTGCGCTTCAACGACGGACGCGTGGACGCGGCGGGCCGCTTCTGGGTCGGCACGCTGTACGAGCCGCGCACGGAACAGGCGGCCGAAATGTACTGCCTCGAGCGCGGCCAGGTGCGCCTGGCCTGGTCGGGCGGCATGACGGTCTCGAACGGCCTTGGCTTCAGCCCGGACCGGCAGTGGATGTACCACTCCGACACCACCAGCCACCGCATCGACCGCTATCCGTTCGACGCCGCCACCGGCAATGTCGGCGAAGCGCAGCCGTTCCAGCGCTTCTCAACCGACAAGGCGGCAGCCAGCTATGGCGGGCGTCCGGACGGCGCCGCGGTCGACAGCGAAGGCGCCTACTGGAGCGCGATGTTCGAAGGCGGCCGCCTGCTGCGCCTCTCCAGCGACGGCGAACTGCTGCGCGAAGTAGTGCTGCCGGTGCGTGCGCCGACCATGATGGCCTTCGGCGGCCCGGACTTGCGCACGCTGTATATCACCAGCGCGGGCACCAAGCGGCCGGCGGACGAGCGCGCGCGATACCCGCTCTCCGGCTGCGTGCTGTCGATGCGGGTGGACGTTCCCGGCCTGCCGGAGCCGCTCTACCAGCCCTGATCAGCCCATCTTTCCATCTGTGCGCTAGCGGACACAGGTAGCCTGATAGACTGTCGGCATTAAATGGGGTCAGGTCCGCCGGACCTGGCCCCGAACTTTTCGCGCACGGAGAATCATGGTGGACACGCTGGTCAAAACAGGGATTACCGGACTCGATGAAGTCCTGCTGGGCGGCCTCCCGCGCCATAACAACATCATCGTGGAAGGCGCCCCCGGCTCGGGCAAGACCACGCTCGGCCTGGGATTCATCCACGCCGGCGCGGAGCTGTACGACGAGCCGGGCGCCATCGTGTCGTTCGAACTCGATTCGACCAAGCTGTTGCGCGACGCCGCCGGCTTCAGCTGGGACCTGCAAGGCCAGATCGACTCCGGCAAGGTGAAGGTGATCCAGACCAGCCCCGCCGTGCTCCTGAGCGAATTTCGCAATGCCGAGGGCGCGTTTTCCGAATCGCTGCGCGCGATGGGCGCCAAGCGCCTGCTGATCGACGGCCTGACGCCGCTGCGCCTGTACGCCGAAGTGCACGACCTGCCCTTCCGCGAAGACGTGCACGTGCTGATCGAGGGCCTGAACCGCCTCGGCGTGACCACCATGGTCACCGCCGAACGCGACGAGTCGATGGGCGCCGCGGCGCACGAGCGCTTCGTGTTCGACACCATCATCTCGCTCACGCGCGAGGAAAACCGCCGGCGCGTGCAGCGCCGCCTGACGGTGCTCAAGTCGCGCGGCCAGGACTTCATCGGCGGCAGCCACACCATGCGCATCGAACCGAACAAGGGCATCCACGTGTACCGCCGCGCCCAATCGCGCCCGCTGTCGCTGAACGAGCAGCCCACTTCCGACAAGCGCCTGTCGGTCGGCTCCGAATCGATCGACGCGATGATGGACGGCGGCCTGTACGAAGGGTCGGTCACCATGGTCAGCGGCATCTCCGGCACCGGCAAGACGGTGCTGAGCGTGCAGTTCCTGAAGTCGGCCATCGCTGCCGGCCACAAGACGCTGCTGGTGAGCCTGGACGAACATCCGCGCCAGCTGATGCGCAACGCCGCTTCGCTCGGCTTCGACCTCGAAGGCATGGTCGAGCGCGGCGAACTGTTCCTCCATTACGAGTCGCCGCTCGAACTCGAGCTCGACGTGCACTTCGACCGCATCATCAAGCTGGTCGAACAGGAGGGCATCGACGTCGTCGTGTTCGACTCGATCGCCGTCTACGAGATGACCAGCCGCGACGAGGTGGCCGACTACCTGTACGCGCTGGCGACGTTCTTCAAGAACCGCCTGGCGACGATCCTCTTCAACTACGAAAGCCCGGAGCTGCTCGGACTGTCGCAGATCAGCGAGGAGCTCAAGGGCTCGCACCTGGTCGACAACATCATCCTGCTGAACTACGTCGAGATCTCCACCGTGCTGCGGCGCGCGATCGCGATTCCGAAAGTGCGCGGCAGCCGCAACATCCAGGTCACGCGCGAGTACGTGATCGCCGAAGGCGGCCTGCAGCTGCTCGAGGAAGAAGCGGGCGGCGATGCGGCCGGCGTGGTGCCGCAATTGCCGTTCTCGTCGTACTACGGATTGCTGTCACGCTCGCCGTCGCGCCAAAGCCCGTTGATCGAAGGCGCCATCGCCCAGGGCGACAAGATGCCCTCGTCGGTCGATTTGCCGGTCGAAGCGAACAAGTGATCCACATCGCGCAGCCCCATGTCGCCCAGATCGATTGGGATGGCTGGGTCGCGCCCCTGAATCAGTACGCCCTGTCCACCGGACTGGCCGTTTCGGCATGGGATGCGCAGGGCCGGCGCACGGTCGGGCCGCTGGTGTCGTCGCGCACCACCAGGTTCCTCGGCACGGGGACGCTGTGGAACGAAAGCGGCGCCGGCGCCGAATTCGAACGCGAGATCGTCGCCGCGGTCGTGGACAGCGGCGCGCCGGCGCCCGACCGCATGTTCCACGGCATGCGCGTCTCCAGCCTGCCGCTGACCCAGTCGGGCAAGGTCTACGGCGTGCTGGTGTTCGGCTGGTGCTTCCGCGACTTCACCTCCCCGCTCGAATGCGAACGCATCGCCAAGCTGTCCGGCCTGTCGGGCCAGGCGCTGTGGAACGAGGTGCGGCTCGAGGCGCCCGTCTCGGACGCGCGCATGGCCACTTACACCGCCCTGCTCGCGACCCTGGCCGGATCGTTCGACCGCCAGCGCGAAATCATCGACGAGCTCAATCGCGTCAGCCGCGCGCGCGACCTGTTCCTGGCCACCGTGTCGCACGAGATGCGCACGCCGCTGGCGGCGCTGTCGATGCGCGTCGAACTGATGCTGCGCACCGTGCAGGACCTGCCGCCGGCCATTGAAGCCGGCCTGACCGCGATGCGCCTGCACGTGCGCCAGGAAGCGGGCATGGTCGACGACCTGATCGACGCCGCCCGGACCCTCACCGGGCATATGTCGATCGTGCCGGCCGACGTGGCGCTGGGCCGCATCGTGCGCGACGCCGTATCGACGATCGAACCGGCGGCGCACGAAAAGGGCATCGCCTTCAGCGTCGCGCCGGCCGATTTCGGCGACGGCATCACGCTCGCGGCCGACGCCAGCCGGCTGCAGCAGGTGATCTGGAACCTGCTGCTCAACGCCATCAAGTTCACGCCGGACGGCGGCGCCATTCGGGTCGCCATCCGCGACAGCGCGGGCCACGTCGAAATCGACATCGCCGACAGCGGCCAGGGCATCGCGGCGGAAGACCTGCCGCACGTGTTCGGCGCCTTCACGCTGCAAACCAGCGGCAACGCGACCGGCCTCGGCCTGGGCCTGTACATCGCGCGCCGCATCGTCGAACTGCATGGCGGCACCCTCACCGTCGACAGCGCCGGCACCAACAGGGGAACGACGTTTACGATCCGTGTGCCGCGCGGCCGGGACGGGGCGATCGAGTAGTAAAATTTCTTGTGATTCGATTATTTATGTAGTAAATTTACATAAACGAGCCGGCGCGGCACTTGCGTGCGCCAGCGCGGGGCGACAAGCGGCATCATCCATCCGGCATCCTACTTTTGCGAACACATACTATGGCTCTCAACGATTTTGACCTCGTTCTTTTTGGCGGCAGCGGCGACCTGGCGATGCGCAAACTGCTCCCTGCGATGTACTCGCGCGACGTGGCCGGCGACCTGCCGCCGGGCGCGCGCATCATCTGCGTGGGCCGTCACGAATGGTCGCAGGAGGAATTCCTGCAGGCCGTCGAGACCAACTCCAAGCCGCACATCAAGGCGCCCGACGAGGCGAAGTACACCCAGTTCATCAAGCGCATCGTCTACGTGTCGATGAACGCGACCGACGAGAAGACCTACGGCGCGCTGGTCGAGGCGCTGCGCAAGGACGACAGCCTGACGCGGGTCTACTACCTGGCCACGCCGCCGCACCTGTTCGCGCAGATCTGCGACAACCTCGC
This window of the Massilia sp. R2A-15 genome carries:
- a CDS encoding ABC transporter permease — its product is MNLLQVVIEAFRSMGANRLRTVLTMLGIIIGITSVVLLLALGDSMQRFIGKELQALGTNMLYVFPGGSRAAERRMRTNAAPSLTMDDAISLNNIPSLSGSSPALQGGFKLSAGNETASFTVFGVTTEMFAIRNWKLDQGSGFSEADVRAASRMVVIGQKVADQFFYKLDPIGKSIRIENVSFEVVGVLHGEGKQIDGGNLADMVIVPITAARAHLIRSPFPNNVHYVAVQGKPGQNLDDAVEDIKERLRDRHRIKVDDPDDFRVENLASFAEVAHKISAGIALLLGLIGAISLVVGGIGIMNIMLVSVTERTREIGIRMAIGAKPRDVLLQFLTEAVVICLAGGAIGIAIAVGAAAGITSTGKFDVFITPSAILLACGFSSLVGVFFGFYPARRASRLQPVDCLRYE
- a CDS encoding ABC transporter ATP-binding protein — translated: MSGPLIDIRGVTKSYFSGGIETPVLFGIDLQVPRGDFLAVMGQSGSGKSTLMNIFGCLDQATGGAYMLNGIDTRTLSRAELAMVRNRTIGFVFQSFNLIKRMSVAENVALPLIYAGVGRGRAHAKALHELERVGLAGYAKRTPNQLSGGQQQRVAIARALVGDPPLILADEPTGNLDTHTSEEIMRSFQQLNAERGITILLVTHEPDIAAYSRRLMRLKDGRVVYDGPALEGLRQLHEAAP
- a CDS encoding tetratricopeptide repeat protein; the protein is MKLSLLAAAMLFAQAAAANEYSALLKAHKYADAERIANAKLAQDPANPEAIAAKVEAILPAGRYDEAAKLGEQCIAAHPQVSNCHLWFGNALGSKALSGGMMSMIGSAGTIRDAFKKAVELDPQNVGARMSLLTFYMQAPGIAGGGSGKAHTLAAQTAAINPDAARVMQARLDASDDKVAKAEAAVLAMPVSANDDVADAQRDLINNLGFNYLSEKKYADSERLYREALRRFPDNDVAVYGLARVHQEQGRHREALAGMEQVLAMNPRAGAWYRIGQSQLALGDKSKATAAYEKALAYKTGLSAKMRADAEEQLKALKR
- the eda gene encoding bifunctional 4-hydroxy-2-oxoglutarate aldolase/2-dehydro-3-deoxy-phosphogluconate aldolase gives rise to the protein MTMNLLDIMRVARVIPVIAIDDPEHAVPLAKALVAGGIRVLEVTLRTKHGLDAIRAMTAVEGAIVGVGTLTQPEEFAAARDAGAVFGVSPGLTPALIEAAKKSGLPLLPGVMTPSEVLAAREAGFRQLKLFPAVPAGGVGMLNAIGGPIPDVTFCPTGGISIETAPAFLACKNVACVGGSWLTPKDALAAGDWARITELAKAAAALG
- a CDS encoding efflux RND transporter periplasmic adaptor subunit yields the protein MKILTKKRVVLALGLVLAGAATAAYLQSKKEKPIPDSLYRTAAVDNGNITQTVTATGTINPVALINVGSQVSGTVVELNADFNDHVKKGQVLLKLDPTIFDAQIRQGEASVASAAASMRLAQSNFDRNVRLVAQNYVSTLTLEQSRRELDVARANVKLAEAQLARSKADLANSVIRAPIDGVIIKRTIDLGQTVAASFNTPNLFQIARDLTKMQIDTNVSEADVGALKAGQPARFVVDAYPDREFDATMRQFRLAANVVQNVVTYNVVLDVENKQELLKPGMTAQVRLVVGSRQNVLRIPTAALRFRLSDEELEKERKKRVAANGGKPEPLPPPPADEDDLSFRSKSEAQRQFKIYKLDARNAAVPVDVKAGLSNYRYTEVVAGDLKKGDKVVTRTLAPAKTE
- a CDS encoding Rhs element Vgr protein — its product is MSKRSLTAGEVAMASMLFGDAIDYAKVRIIGRRYLPFQPRNCAMTPNGSIYFHRSCFLDDYSCADIGARHWFMHEMVHVWQHQLGYPVRLRGAVRIGLDYRYRLRDGATLADFNMEAQGDLLADYFVLKLLDAPEAMRWRHNADRLPLFEEVLADFIADPSSRAHLPRMFGRRR